Proteins encoded in a region of the Mucispirillum schaedleri ASF457 genome:
- a CDS encoding ATP-binding cassette domain-containing protein → MSESILKCENLCFSYDDELSLNNISLNIKRGSITAVLGRNGAGKSTLFLTLNGINIKDKGSVYFNDKLVEYNKKGIAEIRKNIGIVFQDPNDQLFSASVIKDVSFGALNLGLSQVEAKQRAEKALKDVEMYDFMERPVHTLSFGQKKRVAIAGVLVMEPELIILDEPTAGLDPMGANEILVLLKKINQEKGTTIITATHEMDIVPLYCDYAYVLDKGCVVMQGSPEEIFLQADELRKYDLRLPRIAHLMEILRKCDNMAVDESIDTISKARRAIKELINGKNN, encoded by the coding sequence ATGAGTGAAAGTATATTAAAATGTGAAAATCTATGTTTTTCTTATGATGATGAGCTTTCCCTGAATAACATATCTCTTAATATAAAAAGGGGCAGTATAACAGCTGTCCTTGGCAGGAATGGTGCAGGTAAATCAACTCTTTTTTTAACATTAAATGGTATAAATATAAAAGATAAAGGCAGTGTATATTTTAATGATAAGTTAGTAGAATATAATAAAAAAGGAATTGCAGAAATCCGCAAAAATATAGGTATAGTTTTTCAAGACCCTAATGACCAGCTTTTTTCAGCAAGTGTTATAAAAGATGTTTCTTTTGGTGCATTAAACCTTGGCTTATCGCAGGTAGAAGCAAAGCAGCGGGCAGAAAAAGCATTAAAAGATGTAGAAATGTATGATTTTATGGAAAGACCTGTCCATACTTTAAGTTTTGGTCAGAAAAAAAGGGTGGCAATAGCTGGAGTGCTTGTTATGGAGCCAGAGCTTATTATTTTAGATGAGCCGACAGCAGGGCTTGACCCAATGGGAGCAAATGAAATACTTGTGCTGCTTAAAAAAATAAATCAGGAAAAAGGCACTACTATAATTACAGCAACTCATGAAATGGATATTGTGCCACTATACTGTGATTATGCTTATGTGCTTGATAAAGGATGTGTTGTAATGCAGGGAAGTCCTGAGGAAATATTTTTGCAGGCTGATGAATTAAGAAAGTATGATTTAAGGCTCCCCCGTATTGCTCATCTTATGGAAATACTTAGAAAATGTGATAATATGGCAGTAGATGAAAGTATAGATACTATTTCAAAAGCACGCAGAGCAATAAAAGAGCTGATTAATGGAAAAAATAATTAA
- a CDS encoding energy-coupling factor ABC transporter substrate-binding protein translates to MALWKKNLILSIIVIVLAVLPLITLKNAEFAGADGLAETAITEINPDYEPWFSSLYEPASGEIESLLFAVQAALGAGVAGFILGRITAKKGE, encoded by the coding sequence ATGGCACTTTGGAAAAAAAATCTTATATTATCAATAATTGTAATAGTTTTGGCAGTGCTGCCCCTTATAACATTAAAAAATGCAGAGTTTGCAGGAGCAGACGGCTTGGCAGAAACTGCCATTACTGAAATCAACCCAGATTATGAGCCTTGGTTTTCATCACTTTATGAGCCTGCAAGTGGTGAAATAGAATCACTTCTTTTTGCAGTGCAGGCTGCTCTTGGTGCAGGAGTTGCAGGTTTTATATTAGGCAGAATTACTGCTAAAAAAGGAGAATAA
- the cbiQ gene encoding cobalt ECF transporter T component CbiQ: MLVTDKYAYISKFAKKDPLAKVIFTFTMLFLCLILNNVFVSIFILIFFAGFTIMSNPAVSFIKYIKFMLIPFSFLIMGIIPVLISLVEDEYIVILIDKFNIGITYQSLETSLNLFFRALSAVSITYFLALSTPMVSFFESLYKLRLPKLFISLMELIYRYIFILIDEAAAMYKAQKLRLGYRNFKSSLLCVSELAAMLFIRAYKRADFSYQALLSRGYDGEITVISNQYEKAYIFYALMFFIAAFCIILKAAL, encoded by the coding sequence TTGCTTGTAACAGATAAATATGCTTACATTTCAAAATTTGCAAAAAAAGACCCTCTTGCAAAGGTAATATTTACTTTTACTATGCTTTTTTTATGCTTAATTTTAAATAATGTATTTGTAAGTATATTTATTTTAATATTTTTTGCAGGGTTTACTATTATGTCAAACCCTGCTGTTTCCTTTATAAAATATATAAAATTTATGCTTATACCATTTTCATTTTTAATTATGGGAATTATCCCTGTGCTTATTTCGCTTGTGGAAGATGAATATATAGTTATATTAATAGATAAGTTTAATATAGGAATAACTTATCAGTCATTAGAAACATCATTAAACTTGTTTTTTAGAGCATTATCAGCTGTAAGTATTACATATTTTCTTGCTCTTTCCACACCTATGGTTAGTTTTTTTGAAAGCCTTTATAAATTAAGACTTCCTAAACTTTTTATTTCCCTTATGGAGCTTATATACAGGTATATATTTATATTAATAGATGAAGCAGCTGCTATGTATAAAGCTCAAAAATTAAGGTTAGGATATAGAAATTTTAAATCCAGTTTATTATGTGTTTCAGAGCTTGCAGCTATGCTTTTTATAAGAGCATATAAAAGGGCAGATTTCAGCTATCAGGCACTTTTATCAAGGGGTTATGACGGCGAGATTACTGTTATCAGTAATCAGTATGAAAAAGCATATATATTTTATGCATTAATGTTTTTTATTGCAGCATTCTGTATTATTTTAAAGGCAGCATTATGA
- the cobI gene encoding precorrin-2 C(20)-methyltransferase has translation MKKGKLFGVGIGPGDKELITLKAVNTIKNADVIAIPDSLSGKNRAYEIIKEYIYEKEIIFIPMPMVKDKEHLKASHESGAELIINYLDKGRNTAFATLGDPSVYSTYMYIHRIVESKGYDVEMIAGVTSFCASAARLNISLCDGAEPLIIIPANYEDNKKLLNLSGNKVLMKSGRKIAKVKQEIDECCLTDKTYMVENCGMEEEKIYKDFSKAADESSYFSLIIVKG, from the coding sequence ATGAAAAAAGGTAAGTTATTTGGTGTGGGTATAGGTCCCGGGGATAAAGAGCTTATTACATTAAAGGCAGTAAACACTATAAAAAATGCTGATGTTATAGCTATTCCTGACAGCCTTTCTGGCAAAAACAGGGCTTATGAAATAATAAAAGAATATATTTATGAAAAAGAAATAATATTTATTCCTATGCCTATGGTAAAGGATAAAGAGCATTTAAAGGCAAGCCATGAAAGTGGTGCAGAGCTTATTATAAACTATTTAGATAAAGGCAGAAATACTGCATTTGCTACTCTTGGCGACCCATCTGTATATTCTACATATATGTATATTCACCGTATAGTAGAAAGCAAAGGATATGATGTAGAAATGATAGCAGGTGTTACTTCTTTTTGTGCCAGTGCAGCGCGTCTTAATATATCGTTATGTGATGGTGCTGAGCCATTAATAATAATACCAGCAAACTATGAAGATAATAAAAAATTGTTAAATTTATCTGGAAATAAAGTGCTTATGAAAAGTGGCAGAAAAATAGCAAAAGTAAAGCAGGAAATAGATGAATGCTGCCTTACTGATAAAACATATATGGTAGAAAACTGCGGCATGGAAGAAGAAAAAATATATAAAGATTTCAGTAAAGCAGCAGATGAAAGCAGTTATTTTTCATTAATAATAGTAAAGGGGTAA
- a CDS encoding energy-coupling factor ABC transporter permease, with amino-acid sequence MITKNLFAGFIPVFLSIFLILPEKSYAMHIMEGYLSPFWSIFWIVSALPFIIYGFFAIRKKISENTKFFILLAMCGAFAFVLSSLKIPSVTGSCSHPTGVGLGAVLFGPTPMAVIGFIILLFQAILLAHGGLTTIGANVFSMAVVGPFAAYGVFKGALKAGISSGIAVFSAAFAGDILTYVTTSIQLALAFPDAAGGFITSLWKFMGIFALTQIPLAVSEGLLSVIVYNVLVKYSYKELHLLKAV; translated from the coding sequence ATGATAACAAAAAATCTCTTTGCAGGTTTTATCCCTGTATTTTTATCTATTTTTCTCATCTTGCCAGAAAAATCTTATGCAATGCATATTATGGAGGGCTATCTTTCTCCATTCTGGTCTATTTTTTGGATAGTTTCAGCTCTCCCATTCATAATTTACGGCTTTTTTGCAATAAGAAAGAAAATATCAGAAAATACTAAATTTTTTATTCTGCTTGCAATGTGCGGTGCATTTGCATTTGTTCTTTCTTCCTTGAAAATTCCATCAGTTACAGGCAGCTGTTCTCATCCAACAGGGGTTGGCTTAGGTGCAGTGCTTTTTGGACCTACACCTATGGCAGTAATAGGTTTTATTATACTTTTATTTCAGGCTATTCTGCTTGCTCACGGCGGGCTTACTACTATTGGTGCTAATGTATTTTCAATGGCAGTAGTTGGACCTTTTGCTGCTTATGGTGTATTTAAAGGTGCATTAAAAGCTGGTATCAGCAGTGGAATTGCTGTATTTTCAGCAGCATTTGCAGGAGATATTTTAACTTATGTAACTACATCTATCCAGCTGGCACTTGCTTTTCCTGATGCAGCTGGCGGGTTTATAACATCTTTATGGAAATTTATGGGTATTTTTGCTTTAACTCAAATACCACTGGCAGTAAGCGAAGGTTTATTATCAGTAATAGTTTATAATGTTTTAGTTAAATATTCATATAAAGAATTACATCTTTTAAAAGCAGTATAG
- the cbiD gene encoding cobalt-precorrin-5B (C(1))-methyltransferase CbiD codes for MEKIIKNGSKLKTGYTTGTCAQAAAKAAAVYLFTDKKFDYVEVNILSGKLLKIKIKSLEKYDDYAECSVIKESGDDPDVTNGIEIKAAVYKGYDKLIIDGGKGIGRVTKSGLKVPAGQAAINPVPRKMIAYEMEKVCLDYGYDKSFKVIISAEKGLETAKKTFNERLGIIGGISILGTTGIVEPMSEKALIDTICLEIDSQMEQGRKNILLTPGNYGRNAALEKFGIDIEKGIKISNYIGDTLDYLLYKQPERILIIGHAGKLSKTAGGIMNTHSNYADCRHEIFAAYAALCGAEKQVIEEIFNAVSTDEIDYILMRYNLHEKVWDIVINKIMENIKRRLQNKIQCEVMVFTNKENTWKYSSKALDFIKYFKDI; via the coding sequence ATGGAAAAAATAATTAAAAATGGCAGTAAATTAAAGACAGGATATACCACAGGCACATGTGCTCAAGCAGCAGCAAAAGCAGCGGCAGTATATTTATTTACTGATAAAAAATTTGATTATGTAGAAGTAAATATTTTATCAGGAAAACTTTTAAAAATAAAAATAAAAAGTCTTGAAAAGTATGATGATTATGCAGAATGCTCTGTCATTAAAGAAAGCGGCGATGACCCAGATGTTACAAATGGCATAGAGATAAAAGCAGCAGTATATAAAGGGTATGATAAATTAATAATAGATGGCGGCAAAGGTATAGGCAGGGTTACAAAATCAGGGCTTAAAGTGCCAGCAGGGCAGGCTGCAATAAACCCTGTTCCTAGGAAAATGATTGCTTATGAAATGGAAAAAGTATGCTTAGACTATGGCTATGATAAAAGTTTTAAAGTAATCATTTCAGCAGAAAAAGGGCTTGAAACTGCTAAAAAAACATTTAATGAAAGGCTTGGCATTATTGGGGGCATATCTATACTTGGAACAACTGGTATTGTTGAGCCAATGAGTGAAAAAGCATTAATTGATACAATATGTTTGGAAATTGACAGCCAGATGGAGCAGGGCAGGAAAAATATACTTTTAACACCCGGAAATTACGGCAGAAATGCTGCACTTGAAAAATTTGGAATAGATATAGAAAAAGGTATAAAAATATCAAACTATATAGGCGATACTCTTGATTATCTTTTATATAAACAGCCAGAGCGGATATTGATAATAGGTCATGCAGGAAAACTTTCAAAAACAGCAGGCGGCATTATGAATACCCATTCAAACTATGCAGATTGCCGCCATGAAATATTTGCTGCTTATGCTGCTCTTTGCGGTGCAGAAAAACAAGTTATTGAAGAAATATTTAATGCAGTATCTACTGATGAAATAGATTATATTTTAATGCGTTATAACCTGCATGAAAAAGTGTGGGATATAGTAATTAATAAAATTATGGAAAATATTAAAAGACGGCTTCAAAATAAAATACAGTGCGAAGTTATGGTATTTACAAATAAAGAAAACACATGGAAATACAGCAGTAAGGCACTAGATTTTATAAAATATTTTAAGGATATATAA